One window from the genome of Sebastes umbrosus isolate fSebUmb1 chromosome 12, fSebUmb1.pri, whole genome shotgun sequence encodes:
- the hhatla gene encoding hedgehog acyltransferase like, a isoform X2 has translation MGIKAALPRYELYLYTAVLAVALIWAGSWISDASSENINRKAFKESVKPGWHYFGRKMDVADFEWMMWFSTFRNHILFALAGHVIFAKIFTLLAPKHRSLIFGVYGGLAVLITMGWTFMALVVSHCIILYSVALMKMKWLCFVAGLTTLASLKLEPYNSWQEALVTGSFDLQDILFYGGCGFSIMRCMSFALENCEKKDGNFTFSDLLRYNFYLPFFFFGPIMTFDRFYAQVNNTQLTRKDREMWNITSKALLHLGVILVVDVFFHYLYILTIPSDMKLVAKLSDWCLAGLAYSNLVYDWVKAAIMFGVINTVATLDHLDPPQPPKCITMLYVFAETHFDRGINDWLCKYVYDYIGRDHDKIFRELLATFCTFAITTLWLGPCELVYIWSFFNCFGLNFELWVAKFFSIPPFSTIEGAMGEAMSRRIRGVFNAANFWAIVLYNVLSLNSLEFAKLVGRRLIFKGFPLSTLSVLFVTYCGVQLVKERERKQALLDDPEPAKPIDGGKEKAE, from the exons ATGGGGATCAAGGCTGCCCTCCCCAGATATGAGCTGTATCTCTACACAGCTGTGCTCGCCGTGGCCTTGATATGGGCAGGCAGTTGGATATCTGACGCTTCAAGTG aGAATATAAACAGAAAGGCCTTCAAAGAAAGCGTGAAACCAGGATGGCATTACTTTGGCAGGAAAATG GACGTTGCGGACTTCGAGTGGATGATGTGGTTCTCTACATTCCGCAATCATATCCTTTTTGCTCTCGCCGGTCACGTTATCTTTGCCAAGATATTCACCCTGCTGGCTCCAAag CACAGATCCTTGATCTTTGGTGTGTACGGTGGTTTGGCAGTCCTGATCACGATGGGCTGGACCTTCATGGCTCTGGTGGTGTCTCACTGCATCATACTCTACAGCGTCGCCCTGATGAAGATGAAATGGCTGTGCTTCGTGGCCGGCCTTACCACGCTGGCCTCCCTCAAGCTGGAGCCCTATAACTCCTGGCAG GAAGCCTTGGTGACCGGCTCTTTCGACCTGCAAGACATCCTGTTCTATGGAGGCTGCGGCTTCAGCATCATGCGCTGTATGAGCTTCGCTTTAGAGAACTGTGAAAAGAAGGATGGCAACTTCACATTCTCTGACCTGCTGAGATACAACTTCTAcctccccttcttcttctttggacCTATCATGACCTTCGACAGGTTTTATGCCCAG GTGAACAACACCCAGCTGACCCGCAAGGACAGGGAGATGTGGAACATCACCTCCAAGGCCTTGTTACATCTGGGTGTTATCCTGGTGGTGGACGTCTTCTTCCACTACCTTTACATCCTGACAATCCCCAGTGACATGAAGCTGGTCGCCAAGCTTTCTGACTGGTGTCTTG CTGGTCTGGCTTATTCCAACCTGGTGTACGACTGGGTGAAAGCAGCCATAATGTTTGGTGTCATCAACACTGTGGCTACGCTGGACCACCTGGACCCTCCTCAGCCTCCCAAATGTATCACCATGCTCTATGTCTTCGCTGAGAC GCACTTTGACAGAGGCATCAATGACTGGCTGTGCAA GTATGTTTATGACTACATTGGCCGGGATCACGATAAGATCTTCAGGGAGCTCCTGGCAACCTTCTGCACCTTCGCCATCACCACCTTGTGGCTGGGCCCGTGTGAGCTGGTTTACATCTGGTCCTTTTTCAACTGCTTCGGCCTCAACTTTGAGCTGTGGGTGGCCAAGTTTTTCTCCATTCCGCCATTTTCTACCATAGAG GGAGCAATGGGTGAAGCCATGTCACGCAGGATCCGGGGTGTGTTCAATGCCGCCAACTTCTGGGCCATCGTCCTCTACAACGTTCTCTCCCTGAACAGTTTGGAGTTTGCCAAACTGGTGGGAAGACGGCTGATTTTCAAAG GTTTCCCTCTGTCCACCCTCTCAGTGTTATTCGTGACCTACTGTGGCGTGCAGCTGGTGAAGGAACGGGAGAGAAAACAAGCTCTGCTGGACGACCCGGAGCCGGCGAAGCCAATAGACGGGGGCAAAGAAAAAGCAGAATAA
- the hhatla gene encoding hedgehog acyltransferase like, a isoform X3 codes for MALLWQENGRCGLRVDDVVLYIPQSYPFCSRRSRYLCQDIHPAGSKDWYRWISLIFGVYGGLAVLITMGWTFMALVVSHCIILYSVALMKMKWLCFVAGLTTLASLKLEPYNSWQEALVTGSFDLQDILFYGGCGFSIMRCMSFALENCEKKDGNFTFSDLLRYNFYLPFFFFGPIMTFDRFYAQVNNTQLTRKDREMWNITSKALLHLGVILVVDVFFHYLYILTIPSDMKLVAKLSDWCLAGLAYSNLVYDWVKAAIMFGVINTVATLDHLDPPQPPKCITMLYVFAETHFDRGINDWLCKYVYDYIGRDHDKIFRELLATFCTFAITTLWLGPCELVYIWSFFNCFGLNFELWVAKFFSIPPFSTIEGAMGEAMSRRIRGVFNAANFWAIVLYNVLSLNSLEFAKLVGRRLIFKGFPLSTLSVLFVTYCGVQLVKERERKQALLDDPEPAKPIDGGKEKAE; via the exons ATGGCATTACTTTGGCAGGAAAATG GACGTTGCGGACTTCGAGTGGATGATGTGGTTCTCTACATTCCGCAATCATATCCTTTTTGCTCTCGCCGGTCACGTTATCTTTGCCAAGATATTCACCCTGCTGGCTCCAAag ATTGGTATAGATGGAT ATCCTTGATCTTTGGTGTGTACGGTGGTTTGGCAGTCCTGATCACGATGGGCTGGACCTTCATGGCTCTGGTGGTGTCTCACTGCATCATACTCTACAGCGTCGCCCTGATGAAGATGAAATGGCTGTGCTTCGTGGCCGGCCTTACCACGCTGGCCTCCCTCAAGCTGGAGCCCTATAACTCCTGGCAG GAAGCCTTGGTGACCGGCTCTTTCGACCTGCAAGACATCCTGTTCTATGGAGGCTGCGGCTTCAGCATCATGCGCTGTATGAGCTTCGCTTTAGAGAACTGTGAAAAGAAGGATGGCAACTTCACATTCTCTGACCTGCTGAGATACAACTTCTAcctccccttcttcttctttggacCTATCATGACCTTCGACAGGTTTTATGCCCAG GTGAACAACACCCAGCTGACCCGCAAGGACAGGGAGATGTGGAACATCACCTCCAAGGCCTTGTTACATCTGGGTGTTATCCTGGTGGTGGACGTCTTCTTCCACTACCTTTACATCCTGACAATCCCCAGTGACATGAAGCTGGTCGCCAAGCTTTCTGACTGGTGTCTTG CTGGTCTGGCTTATTCCAACCTGGTGTACGACTGGGTGAAAGCAGCCATAATGTTTGGTGTCATCAACACTGTGGCTACGCTGGACCACCTGGACCCTCCTCAGCCTCCCAAATGTATCACCATGCTCTATGTCTTCGCTGAGAC GCACTTTGACAGAGGCATCAATGACTGGCTGTGCAA GTATGTTTATGACTACATTGGCCGGGATCACGATAAGATCTTCAGGGAGCTCCTGGCAACCTTCTGCACCTTCGCCATCACCACCTTGTGGCTGGGCCCGTGTGAGCTGGTTTACATCTGGTCCTTTTTCAACTGCTTCGGCCTCAACTTTGAGCTGTGGGTGGCCAAGTTTTTCTCCATTCCGCCATTTTCTACCATAGAG GGAGCAATGGGTGAAGCCATGTCACGCAGGATCCGGGGTGTGTTCAATGCCGCCAACTTCTGGGCCATCGTCCTCTACAACGTTCTCTCCCTGAACAGTTTGGAGTTTGCCAAACTGGTGGGAAGACGGCTGATTTTCAAAG GTTTCCCTCTGTCCACCCTCTCAGTGTTATTCGTGACCTACTGTGGCGTGCAGCTGGTGAAGGAACGGGAGAGAAAACAAGCTCTGCTGGACGACCCGGAGCCGGCGAAGCCAATAGACGGGGGCAAAGAAAAAGCAGAATAA
- the hhatla gene encoding hedgehog acyltransferase like, a isoform X1: MGIKAALPRYELYLYTAVLAVALIWAGSWISDASSENINRKAFKESVKPGWHYFGRKMDVADFEWMMWFSTFRNHILFALAGHVIFAKIFTLLAPKIGIDGCKHRSLIFGVYGGLAVLITMGWTFMALVVSHCIILYSVALMKMKWLCFVAGLTTLASLKLEPYNSWQEALVTGSFDLQDILFYGGCGFSIMRCMSFALENCEKKDGNFTFSDLLRYNFYLPFFFFGPIMTFDRFYAQVNNTQLTRKDREMWNITSKALLHLGVILVVDVFFHYLYILTIPSDMKLVAKLSDWCLAGLAYSNLVYDWVKAAIMFGVINTVATLDHLDPPQPPKCITMLYVFAETHFDRGINDWLCKYVYDYIGRDHDKIFRELLATFCTFAITTLWLGPCELVYIWSFFNCFGLNFELWVAKFFSIPPFSTIEGAMGEAMSRRIRGVFNAANFWAIVLYNVLSLNSLEFAKLVGRRLIFKGFPLSTLSVLFVTYCGVQLVKERERKQALLDDPEPAKPIDGGKEKAE, translated from the exons ATGGGGATCAAGGCTGCCCTCCCCAGATATGAGCTGTATCTCTACACAGCTGTGCTCGCCGTGGCCTTGATATGGGCAGGCAGTTGGATATCTGACGCTTCAAGTG aGAATATAAACAGAAAGGCCTTCAAAGAAAGCGTGAAACCAGGATGGCATTACTTTGGCAGGAAAATG GACGTTGCGGACTTCGAGTGGATGATGTGGTTCTCTACATTCCGCAATCATATCCTTTTTGCTCTCGCCGGTCACGTTATCTTTGCCAAGATATTCACCCTGCTGGCTCCAAag ATTGGTATAGATGGATGTAAG CACAGATCCTTGATCTTTGGTGTGTACGGTGGTTTGGCAGTCCTGATCACGATGGGCTGGACCTTCATGGCTCTGGTGGTGTCTCACTGCATCATACTCTACAGCGTCGCCCTGATGAAGATGAAATGGCTGTGCTTCGTGGCCGGCCTTACCACGCTGGCCTCCCTCAAGCTGGAGCCCTATAACTCCTGGCAG GAAGCCTTGGTGACCGGCTCTTTCGACCTGCAAGACATCCTGTTCTATGGAGGCTGCGGCTTCAGCATCATGCGCTGTATGAGCTTCGCTTTAGAGAACTGTGAAAAGAAGGATGGCAACTTCACATTCTCTGACCTGCTGAGATACAACTTCTAcctccccttcttcttctttggacCTATCATGACCTTCGACAGGTTTTATGCCCAG GTGAACAACACCCAGCTGACCCGCAAGGACAGGGAGATGTGGAACATCACCTCCAAGGCCTTGTTACATCTGGGTGTTATCCTGGTGGTGGACGTCTTCTTCCACTACCTTTACATCCTGACAATCCCCAGTGACATGAAGCTGGTCGCCAAGCTTTCTGACTGGTGTCTTG CTGGTCTGGCTTATTCCAACCTGGTGTACGACTGGGTGAAAGCAGCCATAATGTTTGGTGTCATCAACACTGTGGCTACGCTGGACCACCTGGACCCTCCTCAGCCTCCCAAATGTATCACCATGCTCTATGTCTTCGCTGAGAC GCACTTTGACAGAGGCATCAATGACTGGCTGTGCAA GTATGTTTATGACTACATTGGCCGGGATCACGATAAGATCTTCAGGGAGCTCCTGGCAACCTTCTGCACCTTCGCCATCACCACCTTGTGGCTGGGCCCGTGTGAGCTGGTTTACATCTGGTCCTTTTTCAACTGCTTCGGCCTCAACTTTGAGCTGTGGGTGGCCAAGTTTTTCTCCATTCCGCCATTTTCTACCATAGAG GGAGCAATGGGTGAAGCCATGTCACGCAGGATCCGGGGTGTGTTCAATGCCGCCAACTTCTGGGCCATCGTCCTCTACAACGTTCTCTCCCTGAACAGTTTGGAGTTTGCCAAACTGGTGGGAAGACGGCTGATTTTCAAAG GTTTCCCTCTGTCCACCCTCTCAGTGTTATTCGTGACCTACTGTGGCGTGCAGCTGGTGAAGGAACGGGAGAGAAAACAAGCTCTGCTGGACGACCCGGAGCCGGCGAAGCCAATAGACGGGGGCAAAGAAAAAGCAGAATAA